The Methylococcus sp. Mc7 genomic sequence CGGCCACAAGGAAGCCACCCGCCTGGTTTCCGTCAGCGGGCACCCCAACCGGGACGCCATCCTGGCGGCGATGCCGTCGGCTACCCACATGGCGGGCCGGCTGCCGCTCTCGGCGGAAGAGGCCGCCGCCGCCCAGGCGGCTTTGGATGCGGCGCGGGAGGCCTATGCGCGCAGCCCCAAAGGGCTTTCGGAACGCATTCGCGCGGTTCAGAACCAAGCCTTGGCCAACCGCGACGGCTGACCCGGCCGCGTTCGCGGATGACGAATCCTTACGAAATCTACGACCTGCTGCAGGACTATGCCGGTGCCCCGGTGCCGGTGGGCACGGTTGCGATCGGCCTGGTCTGGACGCTTTGCGAAGCCGACGCCGTCGGGCTCTCGATGAGCCCGGGCGTTCAGACCCGTACGCTTCCCTGGGCCGGCACGCTGCGCGGCAAGACCTTGTCCGAACTGGCCGCCTGGGTGCGGGAGTTCGATCCGTACCGGGCCACGGTCGGCATGGCGGCGGTCAACGCCGGCATCGGCCGGCTCGGCCTGCTCCCGGACGGGGAGACGCTGGCGCCCAAAGCCGGCGCGAACAACAACCTTGCCGTGTTCGAACACTTTCTCACCGAAATGCGCGGCAAGCGGGTCGTGGTGATCGGCCGTTACCCCGGACTGGACCGGTTCGCCGAAACCCACGCCCTCGAACTGACGGTCCTGGAGCGTCGGCCCGGTCCCGAAGACCTGCCGGATTCCGCCTGCGAGTACCTGCTTCCGGAAGCGGACTGGGTATTCCTCACCGCCACGTCGATTCCGAACAAGACCTTTCCGCGTCTCGCCACCCTGGCGCGCGATGCCACCACGGTGCTGATGGGACCCACCGTCCCCTGGTTGCCGGAACTCCGGCATTTCGGCATCGACTATCTGGCCGGCGTGGAGATCGCCGATCCCGGCACCCTGAAGGATACCGTGTGCGAGGGCGGCGGCGTCCGGATTTTCGACGCCGGGGTGCGCTACCGGATCGCGCCCATCGGCATGGAAGCCAGCAAGGCATGGGCGCGCCGCATGATCGCCGCGGCGGCGGCGGAGCGGGAGCGCCTCAAGCAGGACATGGAGGCATGGTATGGCCGGGGCGGCTCCATGCGTTTTCCGGAGTATGCGCAACTGGAAGCGGTCGACCGCCGCCTGTCGCGTCTCGACACCTGCTTCAAGCGGCTCTGGGACGCCTCGCCCGATCCGCTGCCGGAACGGTTTTCCGGCGTCTCCCGCTGATCCGGCGCCAATGGCCGGCGGTCATCGGACGCCCCAATAACCCTGCGGTTTGACGGGTTTTGCCGGGACAGTACAATGCGGTCGGAATCAAATCTTTCTGGAGACGGTCTCGATGGTTGCTGAACTCAGAGTTTCGCCCGAACACCATGCGGATGCCCCGGCCCGGTTCGACGGCCATCTGCTGGACAAGCTCTGCAAGGAGACTTTGGCGTCT encodes the following:
- a CDS encoding DUF364 domain-containing protein, translated to MTNPYEIYDLLQDYAGAPVPVGTVAIGLVWTLCEADAVGLSMSPGVQTRTLPWAGTLRGKTLSELAAWVREFDPYRATVGMAAVNAGIGRLGLLPDGETLAPKAGANNNLAVFEHFLTEMRGKRVVVIGRYPGLDRFAETHALELTVLERRPGPEDLPDSACEYLLPEADWVFLTATSIPNKTFPRLATLARDATTVLMGPTVPWLPELRHFGIDYLAGVEIADPGTLKDTVCEGGGVRIFDAGVRYRIAPIGMEASKAWARRMIAAAAAERERLKQDMEAWYGRGGSMRFPEYAQLEAVDRRLSRLDTCFKRLWDASPDPLPERFSGVSR